The following are encoded in a window of Spea bombifrons isolate aSpeBom1 chromosome 2, aSpeBom1.2.pri, whole genome shotgun sequence genomic DNA:
- the LOC128474892 gene encoding uroplakin-3b-like: protein MGLCGNVWLFLGTLALTFADVPYYVPQITTKPLLGKLTLSGFVLEQPQCIFNQYSGNDIWLVVALNSVVPKLNYTHLSTPSPYSRFETNKFYHILKTLGSEYPCSDTSVKTAAMLEVGSASSCTNVTFCNGALSKTGPYRVKFVVLSMNGTVMINETRWSDLISLKTGQNPSQIEPWPARRSAGMIIITVILSVLLAVLLACLIAALITRSKDVCWCKEINNEAFVNMEVIDNYNTHPIYVSHSQHKLTK from the exons ATGGGTCTCTGTGGAAATGTCTGGCTGTTTCTAGGTACACTGGCTCTTACTTTTGCAG aTGTTCCTTATTATGTTCCACAAATCACTACTAAGCCACTTCTAGGAAAGCTAACACTCTCAGGCTTTGTGCTGGAACAACCGCAATGTATCTTCAACCAGTATTCTGGTAATGACATCTGGCTGGTTGTTGCTCTAAATAGTG TTGTTCCAAAATTAAATTATACGCATCTGAGCACACCCAGTCCTTACTCAAGATTTGAAACCAATAAATTCTACCACATTCTCAAAACCCTTGGATCTGAATATCCTTGTTCTGACACATCTGTGAAGACTGCTGCAATGCTTGAGGTTGGCTCGGCGTCCAGCTGCACCAACGTTACTTTCTGTAATGGAGCACTATCAAAAACTGGACCTTATAG AGTGAAATTTGTTGTGCTAAGTATGAACGGCACTGTCATGATCAATGAAACACGTTGGTCTGATTTAATTTCTTTGAAAACAG gacagaACCCATCCCAGATTGAGCCATGGCCTGCACGACGTAGTGCAGGCATGATAATCATTACTGTTATACTCTCAGTTCTTCTGGCTGTTTTGCTAGCCTGTCTCATTGCTGCACTTATTACTAGAAG taaggacgtTTGTTGGTGCAAGGAAATTAACAATGAAGCATTTGTGAACATGGAAGTGATTGACAACTACAACACTCATCCTATATACGTTTCGCACTCTCAACACAAACTTACAAAATAG